A single window of Micrococcaceae bacterium Sec5.1 DNA harbors:
- a CDS encoding globin domain-containing protein — MLSEKSRPIIDATLPLVGSRIGDITADFYTRLFAAHPELLDGLFSRSNQRSGDQQQALAGSIAAFATHLVNNPGTLPEKVLARIAHKHASLGIAEEQYGVVYEHLFAAIAADLSDVITPEIAEAWTEVYWLMADALIKLEKDLYASQSNNKMWMPWRVVSKVPAGKDAMTFTLEPADDTPVTPALAGQYVSVKVALPDGLRQVRQYSLSGDAGTSRIFTTKLNDGGEVSTALHTAVEPGDVLEISNPYGEITLKDGEGPVVLASAGIGCTPTASILRSLAEACTDRQVLVLHAERSMESWALSGQMTADAASIDAELQLWLESPQPSNEVHRAKAGFMSLREVDMPADASLYLCGPLPFMKKIRDEAIEAGIPATRIHYEVFGPDVWLAN; from the coding sequence ATGCTCTCGGAAAAATCCCGCCCCATTATTGATGCCACTCTTCCGCTGGTGGGCTCGCGTATTGGTGACATCACCGCCGATTTCTACACGCGTCTCTTTGCAGCGCACCCCGAGTTGCTCGATGGACTCTTCAGCCGCTCCAACCAGCGCTCGGGTGATCAGCAACAGGCACTCGCCGGGAGCATCGCCGCCTTCGCCACCCATCTGGTGAACAACCCGGGCACCCTCCCGGAAAAGGTCCTGGCCCGGATCGCCCACAAGCACGCCTCACTGGGCATCGCCGAAGAGCAGTACGGAGTGGTCTACGAGCACCTCTTCGCAGCAATCGCGGCCGACCTGTCAGACGTCATTACACCGGAAATCGCCGAGGCATGGACCGAGGTTTACTGGCTTATGGCAGACGCCCTGATCAAGCTCGAAAAGGACCTCTATGCCTCCCAGTCAAACAATAAAATGTGGATGCCCTGGCGCGTGGTTTCCAAGGTACCGGCTGGCAAGGACGCCATGACATTCACCTTGGAACCTGCCGACGACACTCCGGTAACACCGGCCCTGGCCGGCCAGTATGTGAGCGTCAAGGTTGCCCTCCCTGACGGCTTGCGCCAAGTGCGGCAGTATTCATTGTCAGGCGACGCCGGCACCAGCCGGATCTTCACCACCAAGCTAAACGACGGTGGTGAGGTGTCCACCGCCCTGCATACCGCCGTCGAGCCTGGCGATGTACTCGAAATCTCCAACCCCTACGGCGAGATCACCCTCAAGGACGGCGAGGGGCCGGTTGTGCTCGCATCAGCGGGCATCGGGTGCACGCCGACGGCCTCGATCCTGCGTTCTCTGGCTGAGGCCTGCACCGATCGCCAGGTTCTTGTCCTGCACGCCGAACGCTCCATGGAAAGTTGGGCCTTGAGCGGCCAAATGACTGCAGACGCCGCAAGCATTGACGCCGAACTGCAGCTCTGGCTCGAGTCGCCGCAGCCCAGCAACGAAGTGCACCGCGCCAAGGCAGGCTTCATGTCCCTGAGGGAAGTCGACATGCCGGCAGACGCTTCCCTGTACCTCTGCGGGCCGTTGCCCTTCATGAAGAAAATTCGCGACGAAGCAATCGAGGCCGGGATTCCGGCCACCCGGATCCACTACGAAGTTTTCGGCCCCGACGTGTGGCTCGCGAACTAA
- a CDS encoding Rrf2 family transcriptional regulator: MKINAFADVSLRAVMVLASAPEGTLLTTQAVADAVGTPYNHVSKAMVRLRSLGLIDVERGRLGGSRLNEAGRQATVGQLLRHLDSRQDPAECQSPTHDCPLITECGLRHAMNRAREAFYRELDTVVISSLPHARQMNPVFQTIGLRPEFRSPAPLP, from the coding sequence ATGAAAATCAACGCGTTCGCAGATGTCAGCCTCCGCGCCGTTATGGTGTTGGCGTCCGCCCCTGAGGGCACCTTGCTGACAACCCAGGCTGTGGCCGACGCCGTGGGAACTCCGTACAACCACGTCAGCAAGGCCATGGTCCGATTGCGAAGCCTTGGATTGATTGATGTGGAACGAGGCCGGCTGGGTGGCTCGCGCCTTAATGAAGCGGGGAGACAAGCGACCGTTGGCCAACTCCTTCGCCATCTGGACAGCCGGCAGGATCCGGCGGAATGCCAGTCCCCCACCCATGACTGCCCCCTCATCACAGAGTGCGGTCTCCGTCACGCAATGAATCGGGCCCGCGAAGCGTTCTATCGCGAGCTGGACACCGTCGTCATCTCATCCCTCCCTCATGCCCGGCAGATGAATCCGGTCTTCCAAACAATTGGCCTCCGGCCCGAATTCAGGTCCCCCGCACCCCTGCCCTGA